A window of Massilia sp. NR 4-1 genomic DNA:
GGCACAGCGACTCGACCAGGTCGGTCAGGCTGGCGACGGCGCCGGCCACGTCGTAAGGACGGTCTTCGATGGCGGCCATCAGCAGGTCGCGGCCAGCGGCCAGCGCGGCGCGCCCGACCTGTTCCTGGCGGGTGCGGAATGCCATTTTGTAAATGCCGCTGCCTTCGGCGGTCTGGCGGGTCTTGCCGAAACCGGTGCGCATGCCGGCCAGGTTTTGCAGCTCCAGCACCACGTGTTCGAGAATGTGGCCGGCGTAGGTGCCGCCGCGCAGGCGCTCGAGGAAGCCGCCGCGCTCGCCCACGCCGCAGCGGTGCTCGATCAGGTTCGGCAGCATGGCGGTCAGGCGCTCGTACAGGCCGGGCAATTTATCGGAGGGGAATTGCTCAAGCTCGCCGATGTCCAGCCAAGCTTCGATCACCGGGCGATAGGTCCAGATATTGGGTCCACGCAGATGCGTTACGCGGAGAACTTCTATGTCTTTCTTCTTTGTCATGTTTTTGCTCTAGTACCTCTTGCGGTATACTCCGCAAAAGCAGGCCGCCCTCTTCTAAGTCTAATGATGCATAGCTGACAGAATACCGTAAATAACAGCTACCTTCCGCCGCTATTGCTACTCGTGTTAGCGTTTCGCTTGTTTAAGGCCCGGTCCGATATTTTCCCACTGTTTCGCCATCCTTGCCAGTTTGCAAGGACCGCCCTGGAGTATGTTGCACAATGATAAAAACCCAGCTTGCCCTTGAACCCAGCCGCACAGAACTGCCTGAAGTGTGGCGCTCCGAGGTGCAAAATCAGCTTTCCACCGGGGAAAACGTTTTGAGTGCGCTGGAGGTTGACCTCGACGCCAAATTACATTTCGCCAAAGGTATCGTCCTGCTCACGGAGCGCCGCATTATGGCACGCGCACCGGGGCAAACGGTATGGCAGCAATGGGCTTATCGTCGTGGAATGTCTCTAAAATTGCACGACCACGCGGGCGTCGGCCATCTGGAGTTATTCGATGAACAAGGCCGCCTGGGCGCCTGGCGCTTCACGCTGGGCCAGAACCTGCAGGCGCTGCGCCTGAGCGAACTGTTCGCGCCGGTACTGGACAGCCACCTTTCCGGCCAGCCCCTGGTGCGCGAGGAAGAGCATGCCTGCCCCACCTGCAAGGCGCCGCTCGAGCCGGACCAGGAAGAATGCCCGATCTGCACCAAGGTGGTCCACACCCCGCCGTCCACCTGGACCCTGTTCCGCCTGTGGCGCTTTGCCAAGCCTTACCGCTGGCCGCTGCTGGCCGGCTTCCTGCTGATGCTGGCCTCGACCGGCGCCCACATGATTCCGCCCTACCTCAGCATGCCGCTGATGGACAATGTGCTGATTCCTTATCAAAACGGCAAACCGGTCGATACCCATCTGGTCTTCCTGTACATGTCCGGCCTGACCGCGTCCGCCGTCCTGGCCTGGGTGCTGGGCTGGGGCAAGACCTATGTGCTGGCCCTGGTCTCCGAGCGCATCGGCGCCGACCTGCGCACCACCACCTATGAGCACCTGCTGCGCCTCTCGCTCGAATACTTCGGCGGCAAGCGCACCGGCGACCTGATGTCGCGCATCGGCAGCGAAAGCGACCGCATCTGCGTCTTCCTCTCGCTGCACTTGCTGGACTTCGCCTCCGACTGCCTGATGATCATCATGACGGGCGTGATCCTGTTCACCATCGATCCCTGGCTGGCCATCGTCACGCTGGCCCCTCTACCCTTCATCGCCTGGCTGATCCACCTGGTGCGCGACCGCCTGCGCACCGGCTTCGAAAAGATCGACCGCGTCTGGGGCGAAGTGACCAATGTGCTGGCCGACACCATCCCCGGCATCCGCGTGGTGAAAGCCTTCGCCCAGGAAGCGCGCGAAGCGAACCGCTTCCGCACCGCCAACAAGCACAATCTGGCCGTCAACGACCGCCTGAACAAGGTGTGGTCGCTGTTCTCGCCCACCGTCTCCTTCCTGACCGAGCTGGGGATCCTGGTGATCTGGGTGTTCGGCATCTGGCAGGTATCGAAATCGCACATCACGGTCGGCGTACTGACCGCCTTCGTCACTTACAGCACACGCTTCTACGGCCGCCTGGATTCCATGAGCCGCATCGTGTCGGTGACGCAGAAATCGGCGTCGGCCGCCAAGCGCATCTTCGACATTCTTGACC
This region includes:
- a CDS encoding ABC transporter ATP-binding protein; the encoded protein is MIKTQLALEPSRTELPEVWRSEVQNQLSTGENVLSALEVDLDAKLHFAKGIVLLTERRIMARAPGQTVWQQWAYRRGMSLKLHDHAGVGHLELFDEQGRLGAWRFTLGQNLQALRLSELFAPVLDSHLSGQPLVREEEHACPTCKAPLEPDQEECPICTKVVHTPPSTWTLFRLWRFAKPYRWPLLAGFLLMLASTGAHMIPPYLSMPLMDNVLIPYQNGKPVDTHLVFLYMSGLTASAVLAWVLGWGKTYVLALVSERIGADLRTTTYEHLLRLSLEYFGGKRTGDLMSRIGSESDRICVFLSLHLLDFASDCLMIIMTGVILFTIDPWLAIVTLAPLPFIAWLIHLVRDRLRTGFEKIDRVWGEVTNVLADTIPGIRVVKAFAQEAREANRFRTANKHNLAVNDRLNKVWSLFSPTVSFLTELGILVIWVFGIWQVSKSHITVGVLTAFVTYSTRFYGRLDSMSRIVSVTQKSASAAKRIFDILDHVSSVPEPVNPAKLEKVEGNITLREVGFRYGNRAVNRGVSLDIKAGEMIGLVGHSGSGKSTLVNLICRFYDVAEGAILLDGKDIRSFAVSDYRRNIGLVLQEPFLFFGTIAENIAYGKPDATRAEIIAAARAAHAHEFILRLPQGYDSMVGERGQGLSGGERQRISIARALLIDPRILILDEATASVDSETEKEIQKALDNLVAGRTTIAIAHRLSTLQRANRLVVMDRGKVVEEGPHDELMAKEGAYYRLYQAQARNVDTDLDDTAKKRYDDN